A portion of the Halopelagius inordinatus genome contains these proteins:
- a CDS encoding metal-dependent hydrolase, translating into MNKDGHVLNAALLAVGLGVVLSVDPTAGPILDDSVADTLLGAGRMVVELSLPVVLGALFPDVDTAFGRHRKTLHNLPVLALFVGFPLVFGNLEYVWIGVATHYLLDMVGSKRGIALFYPFSPTEYDLPTGVATSSKWATVVTVVVTAFELVALALVHYFVFALDTTIVEMMAMVGV; encoded by the coding sequence ATGAACAAAGACGGTCACGTGCTGAACGCGGCGTTGCTTGCGGTCGGTCTCGGCGTCGTCCTCAGCGTCGACCCGACTGCGGGCCCCATCCTCGACGACTCCGTCGCGGACACCCTCCTCGGCGCGGGGCGGATGGTCGTCGAACTCTCCTTACCGGTCGTCTTGGGCGCTCTCTTTCCCGACGTGGACACGGCGTTCGGACGACACCGAAAGACGCTGCACAACCTCCCGGTGTTGGCACTTTTCGTCGGCTTTCCGCTGGTGTTCGGGAACTTAGAGTACGTCTGGATAGGCGTGGCGACGCACTACCTGTTGGATATGGTCGGGTCGAAGCGCGGCATCGCCCTGTTTTACCCCTTCTCGCCGACCGAGTACGACCTTCCGACGGGCGTGGCCACGTCGAGCAAGTGGGCGACTGTGGTCACCGTCGTCGTGACCGCCTTCGAACTGGTCGCGTTGGCTCTCGTCCACTACTTCGTCTTCGCTCTCGACACGACTATCGTCGAGATGATGGCGATGGTCGGCGTCTGA
- a CDS encoding PHP-associated domain-containing protein, giving the protein MHVKILDERVADRAKARGIDVLVYAPHFVRLPDIRARAEEFSDDDLLVVPAREVFTGSWRRRRHLLAVGLSDPVPDFISMEAAFATFARQEAAVLVPHPTLLTVSLDRDEIDAHRDEIHAVETYNTKSLPSHNRAARAIARELGLPGFGSSYAHLRGTVGEAWTEFDRDIESEADLVSALREGASRRVVRRSGLRHRGRAAAEFAHLGFENSWGKIDRLFLSGMEPTHPGHIAYDGRFDDVREY; this is encoded by the coding sequence ATGCACGTGAAGATTCTCGACGAACGCGTCGCAGACCGTGCGAAGGCACGCGGCATCGACGTGTTGGTGTACGCGCCGCACTTCGTTCGCCTGCCCGACATCCGCGCCCGCGCCGAGGAGTTCTCCGACGACGACCTTCTCGTGGTCCCCGCCCGCGAGGTGTTCACCGGTTCGTGGCGTCGCCGCCGCCACCTCCTCGCGGTCGGTCTCTCCGACCCGGTTCCGGACTTCATCTCGATGGAGGCGGCGTTCGCCACCTTCGCCCGACAGGAGGCGGCCGTCCTCGTCCCGCATCCGACGCTTCTGACCGTGAGTCTGGACCGCGACGAAATCGACGCCCACCGCGACGAGATTCACGCGGTGGAGACGTACAACACGAAGTCGCTCCCCTCTCACAACCGGGCGGCCCGCGCCATCGCGCGCGAACTCGGACTTCCGGGGTTCGGGTCGTCGTACGCGCACCTGCGGGGAACCGTCGGCGAGGCGTGGACGGAGTTCGACCGCGACATCGAGTCCGAGGCCGACCTGGTCTCCGCACTCCGAGAGGGCGCGTCCCGCCGCGTCGTCCGCCGGTCCGGCCTCCGCCACCGGGGTCGGGCGGCCGCGGAGTTCGCTCACCTCGGATTCGAGAACTCGTGGGGGAAGATAGACCGCCTCTTTCTCTCGGGGATGGAACCGACCCACCCCGGCCACATCGCCTACGACGGACGGTTCGACGACGTGCGCGAGTACTGA
- a CDS encoding helix-hairpin-helix domain-containing protein: MGIFDRIMSSIGSIFGRDEPSGDESTTRETRVSVERDTRTDSDDDGAENEEPVAAETDAAASTGSVVDEETTDEPEEAAEPSEAVDVADDGSEVTSDEVDEDADESVAADTEAAASTGSVVDDGTTDDPAEAAEPAEAAQPTDEADPITGEAAGADVVEEAEPENESYVDDDAGDGDVPDTEAANESVDNVKGIGPAYAERLADAGVSTVGELVAADPESLADDIGVSEKRIARWIDRAKERLDS; the protein is encoded by the coding sequence ATGGGCATATTTGACAGGATTATGTCGTCGATCGGGTCGATTTTCGGCCGCGACGAGCCTTCGGGCGACGAATCCACGACGCGAGAGACGCGCGTCTCGGTCGAACGCGACACGCGAACGGACTCCGACGACGACGGAGCCGAGAACGAGGAACCGGTCGCCGCGGAGACGGACGCGGCGGCCTCTACCGGGTCGGTCGTGGACGAGGAGACGACAGACGAACCCGAAGAGGCCGCGGAACCGTCCGAGGCGGTCGACGTCGCCGACGACGGGAGCGAGGTAACGTCCGACGAGGTGGACGAGGACGCAGATGAGAGCGTCGCCGCCGACACCGAGGCGGCGGCGTCCACCGGGTCGGTCGTAGACGACGGAACGACGGACGACCCCGCGGAGGCGGCCGAACCCGCGGAGGCGGCCCAACCGACCGACGAGGCCGACCCGATAACGGGCGAGGCCGCGGGTGCGGACGTGGTCGAGGAGGCGGAGCCCGAAAACGAGTCGTACGTCGACGACGATGCGGGCGACGGCGACGTCCCCGACACGGAGGCCGCAAACGAGTCCGTCGACAACGTCAAAGGCATCGGGCCGGCCTACGCGGAGCGACTGGCCGACGCCGGCGTCAGCACCGTCGGGGAACTCGTCGCCGCCGACCCCGAATCGCTCGCCGACGACATCGGCGTCTCGGAGAAACGAATCGCGCGCTGGATAGACCGAGCGAAGGAGCGTCTCGACTCCTAA
- a CDS encoding transcription elongation factor Spt5: MPPIFAVKTTARQERTVADMIANREEPEVHAVLAPDSLTSYVMVEADNDAVIKRVLDEIPHARGLVSSGGNTGKSTMAEVEHFLSPTPDVEGIAEGDIVELIAGPFKGEKARVQRIDETKDQVTVELYEATVPIPVTVRGDQIRVLDSDER; encoded by the coding sequence GTGCCACCAATCTTCGCCGTAAAGACGACTGCGAGACAGGAACGCACCGTCGCGGACATGATAGCGAACCGCGAGGAACCGGAAGTACACGCCGTTTTGGCCCCCGACTCGCTGACGAGCTACGTGATGGTCGAAGCGGACAACGACGCCGTGATAAAGCGCGTCTTAGACGAGATTCCGCACGCCCGCGGACTCGTATCCAGCGGCGGCAACACCGGGAAATCGACCATGGCGGAGGTCGAACACTTCCTCTCGCCGACGCCGGACGTCGAGGGTATCGCCGAGGGAGACATCGTCGAACTCATCGCCGGGCCGTTCAAAGGCGAGAAGGCGCGCGTCCAGCGAATCGACGAGACCAAAGACCAGGTGACGGTCGAACTGTACGAGGCGACGGTTCCGATTCCGGTGACGGTCCGCGGCGACCAGATCCGGGTCCTCGACAGTGATGAGCGCTGA
- a CDS encoding D-aminoacyl-tRNA deacylase, which produces MIAVVVSRADSASVHIGDRLLELADWDELTDDSRADADGGGTYYRHGEFELREFDELHIELGHTDARSSSSGQATPDNVADAFSETPSFVAFVSRHSGETGPLLTAHFTGNFGPAEYGGDPSELARTCPNAQKRVVDALAEHAPEEYDVGIECTHHGPTDTGAPSMFVELGSGESEWDDPAGARAVASAVLDLSGVAADRERQLVGFGGGHYAPRFTRIVRETDWAVGHVGADWQLEAMGDPAANRDVIRRAFEMSDAEYAVVDRDHPELEAVLDELGYRVVGESWVREATGVSLSLLDRLESDLSPVEDGLRLGEREGPEYDVVSLPDDLLSEAGGVDAESALAAVHDRSVAYETVDGGTKARGRAALPEEGAYDGVVAALADVLRGKYDSVERTERAVVGRREAFDPSAAAELGVPEGPAFGKLSAGRPVEVAGKTVEPEDVRTEQRVVFKV; this is translated from the coding sequence GTGATTGCCGTAGTCGTCAGTCGCGCCGACAGCGCATCGGTCCACATCGGCGACCGCCTGTTGGAACTCGCCGACTGGGACGAACTGACGGACGACTCGCGCGCGGACGCCGACGGCGGCGGGACGTACTACCGCCACGGCGAGTTCGAACTCCGCGAGTTCGACGAACTCCACATCGAACTCGGCCACACCGACGCGCGAAGCTCGTCGAGCGGTCAGGCGACGCCTGACAACGTGGCCGACGCCTTCTCGGAGACTCCTTCGTTCGTGGCGTTCGTCTCCAGACACTCCGGCGAAACCGGACCGCTCCTCACCGCCCATTTCACCGGTAACTTCGGCCCGGCGGAGTACGGCGGCGACCCGAGCGAACTCGCTCGCACCTGCCCGAACGCGCAGAAACGCGTCGTCGACGCCCTCGCCGAACACGCGCCCGAGGAGTACGACGTGGGCATCGAGTGCACCCACCACGGTCCTACGGACACCGGCGCGCCGTCGATGTTCGTCGAACTCGGAAGCGGCGAGTCCGAGTGGGACGACCCCGCAGGCGCACGCGCCGTCGCGTCGGCGGTTCTCGACCTCTCGGGCGTCGCCGCCGACAGAGAGCGACAACTCGTCGGGTTCGGCGGCGGCCACTACGCCCCGCGGTTCACGCGCATCGTCCGCGAGACGGACTGGGCCGTCGGTCACGTCGGCGCGGACTGGCAGCTAGAAGCGATGGGTGACCCGGCGGCGAACCGCGACGTGATTCGCCGCGCCTTCGAGATGTCCGACGCCGAGTACGCCGTCGTGGACCGCGACCACCCCGAACTCGAAGCCGTCCTCGACGAACTCGGCTACCGCGTCGTCGGCGAGTCGTGGGTCCGCGAGGCGACGGGCGTCTCGCTGTCTCTTCTCGACCGCCTGGAGTCCGACCTCTCGCCGGTCGAAGACGGCCTGCGCCTCGGCGAGAGGGAGGGTCCCGAGTACGACGTGGTCTCTCTGCCGGACGACCTGCTCTCGGAGGCGGGCGGCGTGGACGCGGAGTCGGCCCTCGCGGCGGTCCACGACCGGTCCGTCGCTTACGAGACCGTAGACGGCGGGACGAAGGCGCGAGGGCGCGCCGCACTCCCCGAGGAGGGTGCGTACGACGGAGTCGTCGCGGCACTCGCGGACGTCCTCCGGGGGAAGTACGACTCGGTCGAACGGACGGAACGGGCGGTCGTCGGGCGCAGGGAGGCGTTCGACCCGTCGGCCGCCGCGGAACTCGGCGTTCCGGAGGGTCCGGCGTTCGGGAAACTATCGGCCGGCCGACCTGTCGAGGTGGCGGGGAAAACGGTCGAGCCAGAGGACGTACGGACCGAACAGCGCGTCGTATTCAAGGTCTGA
- a CDS encoding response regulator, giving the protein MNGSTEPEPVDVLLVEDNPGDVRLTREAFDDGKIDNTLHVATDGVEALDFLHRRGEYSDAPRPDVVLLDLNLPRKNGDEVLAEVKDDPDLRRIPVIVLTSSESDEDILHSYEHHANAYLTKPVDPFEFMETVGTFEEMWFSIVRLPDDE; this is encoded by the coding sequence ATGAACGGTTCGACCGAACCCGAACCGGTCGACGTCCTCCTCGTCGAGGACAACCCCGGTGACGTCCGCCTGACGAGAGAGGCGTTCGACGACGGGAAGATAGACAACACCCTCCACGTCGCCACCGACGGCGTCGAAGCCCTCGACTTCCTGCACCGACGCGGGGAGTACTCGGACGCACCCCGGCCGGACGTCGTCTTACTCGATTTGAACCTCCCGCGGAAGAACGGCGACGAAGTGCTCGCGGAGGTGAAAGACGACCCCGACCTCCGGCGGATTCCGGTCATCGTCCTCACGAGTTCGGAGAGCGACGAGGACATTCTGCACTCCTACGAACACCACGCCAACGCCTACCTCACCAAACCGGTCGACCCCTTCGAGTTCATGGAGACGGTGGGGACGTTCGAGGAGATGTGGTTCTCCATCGTCCGACTGCCGGACGACGAGTGA
- a CDS encoding ATP-binding protein, producing MTPSPPVDAELQRIRRQEVPAELGEKALEGDDIDRLVHDASAAVAEALDSDYRNVLELLPGDGGLLPRHGIGWDEGIGFALCERIVERHGGRIRVESEPNEGSTFFVTLPEARRER from the coding sequence ATGACCCCGTCACCGCCCGTGGACGCAGAACTCCAACGTATCCGCCGACAGGAGGTTCCCGCCGAACTCGGCGAAAAAGCGTTAGAGGGTGACGATATCGACCGACTCGTGCACGACGCGTCTGCGGCAGTCGCCGAGGCGTTGGACAGCGACTACCGCAACGTTCTCGAACTGTTGCCGGGCGACGGAGGCCTCCTTCCCAGACACGGTATCGGCTGGGACGAGGGAATCGGCTTCGCGCTTTGCGAACGCATCGTCGAGCGTCACGGCGGGAGAATCCGGGTCGAGTCGGAACCGAACGAGGGTTCGACGTTCTTCGTTACGCTCCCGGAGGCGAGGCGAGAGCGATGA
- the ftsZ gene encoding cell division protein FtsZ translates to MDSIVDEAIDEAEETGDGTPDVGASEGEEIRRTGTMTDDELKDVLQDLQTNITVVGCGGAGGNTVNRMFEEGIKGAKLVAANTDVQHLVEIDADTKILMGEQKTQGRGAGSLPQVGEEAAIESQDEIYDAIEGSDMVFVTAGLGGGTGTGSAPVVAKAARESGALTIAIVTTPFTAEGEVRRTNAEAGLERLRDVADTVIVVPNDRLLDAVGKLPVRQAFKVSDEVLMRSVKGITELITKPGLVNLDFADVKTVMERGGVAMIGLGESDTEKKAQDSVKSALRSPLLDVDISGANSALVNVTGGSDMSIEEAEGVVEEIYDRIDPDARIIWGTSVDEELEGQMRTMIVVTGVESPQIYGRSDEDAEVEEPQAAPANPEQDIDYVD, encoded by the coding sequence ATGGACTCTATCGTCGACGAAGCAATTGACGAGGCCGAAGAGACGGGGGATGGGACTCCTGACGTCGGCGCTTCCGAGGGTGAAGAGATTCGCCGCACGGGAACGATGACCGACGACGAACTCAAAGACGTCCTCCAAGACCTCCAAACGAACATCACCGTCGTCGGCTGCGGCGGCGCGGGCGGGAACACGGTAAACCGGATGTTCGAGGAAGGAATCAAGGGAGCGAAACTGGTCGCCGCGAACACCGACGTGCAGCATCTCGTCGAGATAGACGCGGACACGAAGATTCTGATGGGGGAACAGAAGACGCAGGGGCGCGGTGCCGGGTCGCTTCCGCAGGTGGGTGAGGAGGCGGCAATCGAGTCCCAAGACGAGATTTACGACGCCATCGAGGGCTCCGACATGGTGTTCGTCACCGCCGGACTCGGCGGCGGCACCGGAACGGGCTCTGCGCCCGTCGTCGCGAAGGCGGCCCGCGAGTCGGGCGCGTTGACCATCGCCATCGTGACGACGCCGTTCACCGCGGAGGGCGAAGTCCGGCGCACGAACGCCGAGGCCGGACTCGAACGCCTCCGCGACGTAGCCGACACCGTCATCGTCGTCCCGAACGACCGTCTGTTAGACGCCGTCGGCAAACTCCCCGTCCGGCAGGCGTTCAAAGTCTCCGACGAAGTCCTCATGCGTTCGGTGAAGGGAATCACCGAACTCATCACCAAACCCGGCCTCGTCAACCTCGACTTCGCCGACGTGAAGACGGTCATGGAACGCGGCGGCGTCGCCATGATCGGTCTCGGCGAGTCCGACACCGAGAAGAAGGCCCAAGACTCCGTCAAGAGCGCGCTTCGCTCGCCGCTTCTCGACGTGGACATCTCGGGGGCGAACTCCGCGCTCGTCAACGTCACGGGCGGGTCCGACATGAGCATCGAAGAGGCGGAAGGCGTCGTAGAGGAGATTTACGACCGCATCGACCCCGACGCGCGCATCATCTGGGGTACCTCCGTCGACGAGGAGCTAGAGGGCCAGATGCGGACGATGATAGTCGTCACGGGCGTCGAGTCGCCGCAGATATACGGCCGAAGCGACGAGGACGCAGAGGTCGAAGAGCCCCAAGCGGCGCCCGCGAACCCGGAACAGGACATCGACTACGTCGACTGA
- a CDS encoding sodium:calcium antiporter: MSSRLRHPLVAVAVTFLLTLPWIALWATGSTGSVSTIARVAISGIAVLGASFLLAWGAETAEKDVPRAFALAVLAVLAVAPEYAVDALYAWQAASDPEAANLAVANMTGANRILIGLGWSGIALFSIYKASQLPDSSDGVLDRKGTLRDAVQLDPSISTEILFLFAATVFAFFVPLHGGIDWFDTVVLVGLYFAYIGIIIRGDAGGHEEQVGVPAYFQARTKGVRVPIVLGLFVYSGFLIFTAVEPFAHGLEEIGLQFGIPEFFMIQWFAPLASESPELIVTAYLVNKARATAAFNALISSKLNQWTLLIGTLVVVYSIALGRYGMLPFEFKQAAEIWLTAAQSFFALAILMNFQISVREAVALLVLFVSQVAAEFVIIRTVAEPLAETYSIYLLVGYSVVYMVLGIGLVATRLDDFRRLTRITAANIRGDPVPTDAEAD; the protein is encoded by the coding sequence ATGAGTTCACGCCTCCGCCATCCGCTCGTCGCCGTCGCGGTGACGTTTCTACTGACGCTCCCGTGGATCGCCCTCTGGGCGACGGGGTCCACGGGAAGCGTCTCCACGATTGCCAGAGTCGCCATCAGCGGCATCGCCGTCCTCGGCGCGTCGTTCCTCCTCGCGTGGGGGGCCGAAACCGCCGAGAAGGACGTCCCCCGGGCGTTCGCACTCGCCGTCCTCGCCGTCCTCGCCGTCGCGCCCGAGTACGCCGTCGACGCGTTGTACGCCTGGCAGGCAGCGAGCGACCCCGAAGCGGCTAACCTCGCCGTCGCCAACATGACCGGCGCGAACCGCATCCTCATCGGTCTCGGCTGGTCGGGTATCGCCCTCTTTTCCATCTACAAGGCCTCGCAACTCCCCGATTCGTCCGACGGCGTCCTGGACCGGAAGGGGACGCTCCGCGACGCGGTCCAACTCGACCCGAGCATCTCCACGGAGATTCTCTTTCTGTTCGCCGCGACGGTGTTCGCCTTCTTCGTCCCCCTCCACGGCGGCATCGACTGGTTCGACACCGTCGTCCTCGTGGGCCTCTACTTCGCGTACATCGGCATCATCATCCGCGGCGACGCGGGCGGACACGAAGAACAGGTCGGCGTCCCGGCGTACTTCCAAGCGCGCACGAAGGGCGTTCGCGTCCCCATCGTGTTGGGGCTGTTCGTCTACTCGGGCTTTCTCATCTTCACCGCCGTCGAACCGTTCGCACACGGCCTAGAGGAGATCGGTCTCCAGTTCGGTATCCCCGAGTTCTTCATGATCCAGTGGTTCGCGCCGTTGGCGAGCGAGAGTCCCGAACTCATCGTCACGGCCTACCTCGTCAACAAAGCCAGAGCCACCGCCGCGTTCAACGCCCTCATCTCCTCGAAGTTGAATCAGTGGACGCTTCTCATCGGGACGCTTGTCGTCGTCTACAGCATCGCGTTGGGTCGGTACGGCATGCTCCCGTTCGAGTTCAAGCAGGCCGCCGAGATATGGCTCACCGCTGCACAGAGCTTCTTCGCGCTGGCTATCCTGATGAACTTCCAGATAAGCGTCCGCGAGGCAGTCGCCTTGCTCGTCCTGTTCGTCTCGCAGGTCGCAGCGGAGTTCGTCATCATCCGGACGGTCGCCGAACCGTTGGCCGAGACGTACTCCATCTACCTCCTCGTCGGCTACTCGGTGGTGTACATGGTTCTCGGAATCGGACTCGTCGCGACGCGACTCGACGACTTCCGCCGACTCACCCGAATCACCGCCGCGAACATCCGCGGCGACCCCGTCCCGACGGACGCAGAGGCCGACTGA
- a CDS encoding DUF7565 family protein has protein sequence MTLWKCGIEGCEGRFEDAESAVIHQTTEHERHECKVCGAIVPEGYFAIRHTFEEHSRAEFVRAYDADSSAVREREEVKAAIEEQVDLERMVSDLKEQGAL, from the coding sequence ATGACTCTGTGGAAATGCGGCATCGAGGGCTGCGAGGGGCGGTTCGAGGACGCCGAATCCGCCGTCATTCACCAGACGACCGAACACGAACGACACGAGTGCAAGGTCTGCGGCGCCATCGTTCCGGAGGGGTACTTCGCCATCCGACACACGTTCGAGGAGCACTCGCGGGCGGAGTTCGTCCGGGCGTACGACGCCGACTCCTCTGCGGTGCGCGAGAGAGAGGAGGTCAAGGCCGCAATCGAAGAACAGGTCGACCTCGAACGGATGGTGAGTGACCTCAAAGAACAGGGTGCGCTGTAA
- a CDS encoding protein translocase SEC61 complex subunit gamma, with protein sequence MDVKYDLNSYVRVLKLASTPSWEEFSQIGLIAGAGIFLVGFMGFVIFAIMSFLPGGV encoded by the coding sequence ATGGACGTCAAGTACGACCTGAACAGTTACGTGCGGGTGTTGAAACTGGCGAGCACCCCGTCGTGGGAGGAGTTCTCCCAGATCGGTCTCATCGCCGGTGCCGGCATCTTCCTCGTCGGATTCATGGGCTTTGTCATCTTCGCGATAATGAGTTTCCTCCCCGGAGGTGTCTGA
- a CDS encoding shikimate dehydrogenase, whose amino-acid sequence MQVFGLVGNPVGHSLSPPMHEAAYDALGMDARYVTFEPDPGDVEAALDGAEALGIAGLNVTIPFKEDALALVEPDELAERIGAVNTVDFEGDGRPRGYNTDAAGVRRAFEHHGVSLDGRKAVVVGAGGAGRAASFALADAGASVHVANRTVERAASLAEDVPGATAGGLDSLERLADASVLVNATSVGMESDETPVPEDRLHADLAVLDAVYTPVETRLLRDAAAAGATTVDGAWMLLYQGVEAFEQWTGRDAPVDAMNEALRSAL is encoded by the coding sequence ATGCAGGTGTTCGGACTGGTCGGAAACCCGGTGGGCCACTCGCTTTCGCCGCCGATGCACGAGGCGGCGTACGACGCTCTCGGGATGGACGCGCGGTACGTCACCTTCGAACCCGACCCCGGCGACGTCGAGGCGGCGCTGGACGGGGCGGAGGCTCTCGGGATAGCGGGACTCAACGTCACCATCCCGTTCAAAGAGGACGCCCTCGCTCTCGTCGAACCGGACGAACTCGCGGAGCGAATCGGCGCGGTCAACACCGTCGATTTCGAGGGTGACGGGCGGCCGCGAGGCTACAACACCGACGCGGCGGGCGTCCGCCGCGCGTTCGAACACCACGGCGTTTCGCTCGACGGCCGCAAAGCGGTGGTCGTCGGCGCGGGCGGGGCGGGGCGCGCCGCGTCGTTCGCTCTCGCCGACGCCGGGGCGTCGGTTCACGTCGCGAACCGAACCGTCGAGCGCGCGGCCTCACTCGCGGAGGACGTACCGGGCGCGACGGCGGGCGGTCTGGATTCGCTCGAACGCCTCGCCGACGCCAGCGTCCTCGTCAACGCGACGAGCGTCGGGATGGAGTCCGACGAGACGCCCGTCCCCGAGGACCGCCTGCACGCGGACCTCGCGGTGTTGGACGCCGTCTACACGCCCGTCGAGACGCGATTGCTCCGCGACGCCGCCGCCGCGGGCGCGACGACCGTAGACGGCGCGTGGATGCTCCTGTATCAGGGCGTCGAAGCCTTCGAGCAGTGGACCGGCCGCGACGCGCCGGTGGACGCGATGAACGAAGCGCTCCGTTCGGCTCTCTGA
- a CDS encoding anthranilate synthase component I family protein, which yields MTAPDIAVATPRAAFRSTAEGAPDGARVPVELRVTVSDPFTAYRRARSEGREGFFYETTGGQPGWGAFGTDPVERLRVGSEAVSLAESDPDSRPSPDGVRRPGEGPAATSPSLSALDAALGSETLVRGDTGCDVPYPCGLFGWLSYDVARELESLPGETTDDRSVPRLRFGLFDRVATWTEPRTEGDCTLRITACPRVPGEADADAVDDLFDRAVARASDLAEAALSAEEPLGDPPVESDHARFESDCGREAFAERVRTVKRHIREGDTFQANVSQRLVAPAAVHPVAAYDALRRVNPAPYSALVEFREADLVGASPELLLDVEGDRLRTEPIAGTRPRGATAEADEELERDLTSDEKERAEHAMLVDLERNDLGKVSEYGSVEVSEYRRVDRYSEVMHLVSVVDGTRRPDVSIADAVAAVFPGGTITGAPKPRTMEIIDEVETTRRGPYTGSVAAFGFDDRATLNIVIRTLVRHDDEYHLRVGAGIVHDSDPDAEYDETLAKGKALVAAIDEALAAEGRRMSLADSTADGEEGGST from the coding sequence ATGACCGCACCGGACATCGCCGTCGCGACGCCGCGGGCGGCGTTTCGCTCGACGGCCGAGGGAGCACCGGACGGCGCGCGCGTCCCGGTCGAACTCCGCGTCACCGTCTCGGACCCGTTCACCGCGTACCGCCGCGCTCGGAGCGAGGGTCGAGAGGGGTTCTTCTACGAGACGACGGGCGGACAGCCCGGATGGGGCGCGTTCGGGACGGACCCCGTCGAACGCCTCCGCGTCGGGTCGGAGGCAGTCTCCCTCGCCGAATCCGACCCCGACTCTCGGCCGTCGCCGGACGGCGTCCGACGCCCCGGCGAGGGGCCGGCGGCCACGTCGCCGTCGCTGTCGGCGCTCGACGCCGCTCTCGGGTCCGAGACGCTCGTCCGCGGCGACACCGGATGCGACGTGCCGTACCCCTGCGGACTGTTCGGCTGGCTCTCGTACGACGTGGCCCGAGAACTCGAATCGCTACCCGGAGAGACGACCGACGACCGGAGCGTCCCGCGTCTTCGATTCGGCCTGTTCGACCGAGTCGCCACGTGGACCGAACCGCGGACCGAGGGCGACTGTACCCTGCGAATCACCGCGTGCCCGCGCGTTCCCGGCGAGGCGGACGCCGACGCGGTAGACGACCTGTTCGACCGCGCCGTCGCCCGCGCGAGTGACCTCGCGGAGGCGGCGCTCTCGGCCGAGGAACCTCTGGGCGACCCGCCCGTCGAGAGCGACCACGCTCGATTCGAGAGCGACTGCGGCCGCGAGGCGTTCGCAGAGCGAGTGCGGACGGTAAAGCGGCATATCCGCGAGGGCGATACCTTCCAAGCGAACGTCTCCCAGCGACTCGTCGCGCCGGCGGCGGTCCACCCCGTCGCGGCGTACGACGCGCTTCGCAGAGTCAACCCCGCGCCGTACTCCGCGCTCGTGGAGTTCCGCGAGGCCGACCTCGTCGGCGCCAGCCCGGAACTCCTCTTGGACGTAGAGGGCGACAGACTCCGCACCGAACCGATAGCGGGGACGCGACCCCGCGGCGCGACTGCCGAGGCAGACGAGGAACTCGAACGCGACTTGACGTCCGACGAGAAGGAACGGGCCGAACACGCGATGCTCGTCGACCTCGAACGCAACGACCTCGGGAAAGTCTCGGAGTACGGGAGCGTCGAAGTCTCGGAGTACCGGCGCGTGGACCGGTACTCCGAGGTGATGCATCTCGTCTCCGTGGTCGACGGCACCAGACGGCCGGACGTGTCGATAGCCGACGCGGTGGCCGCCGTCTTCCCCGGCGGCACCATCACGGGCGCGCCAAAGCCTCGGACGATGGAGATAATCGACGAGGTGGAGACCACCCGTCGTGGGCCGTACACCGGGAGCGTGGCGGCGTTCGGCTTCGACGACCGGGCGACGCTCAACATCGTCATCCGGACGCTGGTCCGCCACGACGACGAGTACCACCTCCGCGTGGGCGCCGGCATCGTCCACGATTCGGACCCCGACGCCGAGTACGACGAGACGCTGGCGAAGGGGAAGGCACTCGTCGCCGCCATCGACGAGGCACTCGCCGCCGAGGGGCGCAGAATGAGTCTCGCCGACTCGACGGCCGACGGAGAGGAGGGGGGGTCGACGTGA